GGTACACAGGTTCAAAGAACTTTTTATGCTGCCGGTCAAACGGGTCAGCAATTGCTCTTAGGTGCATATAGCGCTTTGGAACGTCAGGTAGGAATGGGTAAAGTGGAAATGTTTACCCGCCATGAAATGCTTGAAGTAGTCGTAGTAGATGGCAAAGCACGTGGTATTATTGCCCGTAATTTACTTACAGGTGAATTAGAACGTCATTCAGGACATGCGGTATTGTTGTGTAGTGGTGGTTATGGTAACGTATTCTACCTTTCTACAAACGCAATGGGCAGTAACGTAACTGCAGCATGGAAAGCACATAAAAAAGGCGCTTTCTTTGGTAACCCTTGTTATACGCAGATACACCCTACATGTATCCCTGTTTCAGGCGATCACCAGAGTAAATTAACCCTGATGTCTGAGTCCTTGCGTAATGACGGCAGAATTTGGGTGCCTAAAAAGAAAGACGATCCACGTAAAGCTTCAGAGATTCCCGAAGATGAAAGAGATTATTATTTAGAGCGCAGGTATCCTGCTTTCGGTAACCTTGTACCACGCGATGTGGCTTCCAGAGCTGCTAAAGAGCGTTGTGATGCTGGCTATGGTGTAGGTAAATCTAAATTAGCTGTTTATCTTGATTTTAAAGCCAATACAGAACGTTATGGCCGTATTGAAGCTAACGTACAGAATATCCATAATCCCGATAAAGAAACTTGCATGCGCCTTGGCCGTGAGGTGATTAAGGAAAAATATGGTAACCTCTTTGATATGTATGCGCAGATCACCGGAGAAGATCCTTATGAACTGCCAATGCGTATTTACCCTGCGGTTCATTATACCATGGGCGGCTTATGGGTAGATTATAACTTAATGACAACTGTTCCGGGCTTATATGCTTTGGGAGAGGCAAATTTCTCTGATCACGGAGCTAACCGTTTAGGTGCTTCTGCGTTAATGCAAGGCTTAGCGGATGGTTACTTTGTAATTCCTTATACTATCGGTGCTTACTTATCTAAAGAACTGGCAACAAAACCAATTCCTCAGGATCACCCAGCGTTTGTAGAAGCAGAGGCTAGTGCAAGAGGTATTATCGACAAATTCTTTGCAATTAAAGGAACCAAAACTGTTGATCATTTCCATAAGAAATTAGGAAAGATCATGTGGGAAAAATGTGGAATGGCACGTAACGCAAAAGGCTTAACTGAAGCGATCGCTGAAATTCAACAATTGCGTAAAGATTTCTGGAGTGATGTTCGCGTACCAGGAGAGGCCAATGAGTTCAATCCGGAGCTTGAAAAAGCTGGCCGTGTGGCCGATTTTATTGAGCTGGGAGAATTGATGTGTATCGATGCATTGAACAGAAACGAGTCTTGCGGGGGCCACTTCAGAGAAGAATATCAAACTGAAGAAGGTGAAGCCATGCGTGATGATGAAAACTATGCTTACGTTGCGGCATGGGAGTTCAAAGAAGGTGTTAAATTTGAGCTGCATAAAGAAGAGCTGAAATTTGAAAACATCAAGGTTGCACAAAGAAGTTATAAATAATAGCTAAGTACTAAAATCTCAATATCATGAGTACAGGAAATATGAATTTAACGCTGAAAATCTGGCGTCAAAAAAATACAAAAGCCAAAGGTGGTTTGGTGGATTATAAACTATCAGACATTTCTCCTGATATGTCCTTCTTAGAAATGTTTGATGTATTGAACGAAGAACTGATTTCTAAGGGTGACGAGCCGGTTGTGTTTGATCACGATTGTAGAGAGGGGATTTGTGGTGCCTGTTCGATGTTTATCAATGGCAGACCTCACGGACCAAAGGAAGGAATCACTACCTGCCAGCTGCACATGCGTTCTTTTAAAGATGGAGATACCATCGTTGTAGAACCATGGAGAGCGAAGGCTTTTCCGGTAGTGAAAGACTTAACGGTAGATAGGTCTGCGTTTGACAGGGTTATTGCGGCTGGAGGCTTTATTTCTGTGAATACAGGGAATGCACAGGATGCCAACAACCTGCCTATTCCAAAAGTACAGGCTGATTCAGCTTTCGAAGCGGCAGCATGTATCGGCTGCGGTGCTTGTGTGGCAACCTGTAAAAATGCTTCTGCAATGCTTTTTGTATCAGCTAAAATTTCTCAACTGGCACAACTGCCTCAGGGACAGCCTGAACGCTACCGCAGGGTACAGAGCATGGTCGCACAGATGGATGCCGAAGGTTTTGGTAACTGTACCAATACCGGTGCTTGTGAAGCAGAATGCCCTAAAGGAATTTCTTTAGAGAATATTGCACGCATGAATAGAGATTATTTGTCCGCAAAATTTGTATCTGAGGAAGATATTTAATAAATTTAGCTAACGAGACAAGGATATTTAACACGAAAGCCCGGCTATTTAGCTGGGCTTTCGTGCATTAAGGGGGAGTTTGGGGTATGGTCTTTAATCTTTTTTGTCTTCGTTTTGTTTCGCTTTCAAAGCAGTTTTTGTATTGATTCGGATGGCACCATCAGCACCTGCCGAACCATAAAGTGTAGTAGCAGATGGACTCTTTAAGACTTCAATTGAGGCAATATCGTCTGGATTGATTGCATTGATATCCTGCTCGTATTTCTTGCCATCTAAAAGGATTAAAGGGGCTTTATCCCCGGCAAGGGCGCTAAGCTTTATTTTCAAGCCCGCATCTTGTGTGGTGCTCAATCCAATTACTTTACCTACTTTGTTTCCAGCAGGTGCCTTGGAATGATGCAGTGAAAAGCTGATAGGAATGTTATACTTTACCCGCACTGCCTTACCTTTAACAATTCCTGGATTCCATTTAGGAGATTCAGCCAGCACCCTTACCGCTTCTTCATCTGTTCCTGAACCGAGCGTTCTTTCTACCTTGATGTCCTCAAGTTTTCCGTCTTTCTCTACAATAAAAGATAGAAATACTTTTCCCTCTACTTTACTGCTGATAGCCTCAGCAGGATATTTAACGGTCTTCTTTAAATAAGCATAAAACATTTGCATTCCTCCTGGAAATTCAGGTGCTTTTTCGATTGAAACAAAGTTATAAACTTTATGGTCATTCGGATCTATCCGAACCTCGTCCAATGAAAGGGAAGTTGTATTTGCTGGGGCTTCTTTATATCCCATAAGGGTGACCGTGTTCAAGGCTTTATACCCTTTAACCAGACTTAGTTTTGGATTCTTTTTAGGACTGTTCGCTCCGGAAATGACAAAGGAAACAGGCAATGAATAGTTACCATTCTGGCTGGTTTTAAAATCATTGTAGCTCAGTATCACCCTCATGATTTCGGGTTCAATTCCTCCACCTAGTTTGTTGACTACGCTGATCGCTCCAATTTGTCCATCCTTCAGGCTAAATTTGATCTGGCTGTTTCCCTGAAGGTCATTGTCGTAAGCTTCTGTTGGATATCTGATATGGCGCTTAAGGTGCGTGTAAAAGTTTTGCCATGCAGGGTCAGTTACGTTTTGTGGGCTAACTTCACTTGTCTTCATATTCGATACCGCAATTTCTATAGGTGCAGACATGACTTCTTTTACAACGTTTAAGGGAGTATTTAAGGGAATCTCTTCTGTTACAGCAATGATATTTTCGTTACTGCGGATAGTGGCAGACGATAGGACGAGTGTGATGGCAAAAAGAGGTAAAAACAGGCCATATTTTAATATAGCGGTTTTCTTTGATCTTTGTTTATGAAGCATAAATATTCTCTTTTTTATCAGTGATTTATTAAAGAAAGTATTAGTAAGGCTATTCGGAGCAATGCCAAAGGCCCTGCTTAAAAGGAGCAATGCATATTGCTCTTTGTCGCCCTGAAACTTAGCAGCTTCCTCATCCGCCAGGTATTCATGAATGTTTTTAATGGTATGCTTATATAAATAAATGATGGGATTAAACCAGGTGAAAATGCCCAGTAATTCAAAGAAGAGGATGTCGAGTGTATGCAATTGACGGATGTGAATTTCCTCATGCCTGTCGATGGTCGGAACTTCCGGCAGGCTTTCATCTATTCTCTTTTTTCTAAAAAAAGAAAAGGCATTTCCGGTATGCTCCTGTTGGAGCAAACGATGCACCTTAAACAATTTGTAGAGGAAAAGAACCGCAAAAACAGCGAGCCCGATTAAGTAGGCAATCACGATTAAATTGCCAAAATTCAGCTTTTCCGGAGTATCCGAGATTACACTAACCTGTGTCATGAGGTCATTCAGATGATCAACTCCTGTATAAATGGGTTGCACAACAGTTTGCTTGCTGAACCATTCAAACCTTAAAAAAGGAATGGATAGGGAACACAATCCCGCGGAAATCAGATATATCCTGTTGAGGACGAAATAAGTCTCTTTTGCCAAAAATAATTTATAAAAGCCATAGAATAATACCAGGTATATATTGGCCTGCAGGATATAATGTGCCCAACTCATCTCGGTCTGTTTTTAATTTTGTTGATCATTTTTAAAATTTCATCCACATCGCTCAAATCCAATTTTTCTTCTTTAACAAAGAAGGAGAACATACTTTCTACAGAATTCTCAAAATAGTTGCCTAGCAACTTCTCGGTAGCATGACGCTTGTAATCTTCTCTGCTGATGAGCGGAAAATATTGATGTGATTTGCCGAAAGCCTCATGGCCGATAAAGCCTTTTACCTCTAGTATCCTGATAATTGTAGATACCGTGTTGTAAGCCGGCTTCGGCTCCGGTAAAAAATCCATCACGTCCTTTACAAATCCCTTTTCTATTTGCCATAGAATCTGCATCAATTGTTCTTCTGCTTTTGTTAAATCTTTAATGTCCATCTTTTTATTGTATTAACCGGTTTTTTTAATTGGTTTAAGGATCATGTCTATTCGTCAATAGTATGGTAACTAAAACCTTAGTATAAACTTAGAACTAATATTTTAGTTTTCAAAGTTTCAGCGCAAAAATATTTTAAAGTAAACAAAGAAACCCCCGGGATTAGCGGAGGTTTCTTTGTTATTTATGATGTTATGCTATGGTTTTGCAGTTTCAGGAGCCTTTGGTAATTCTTTTCTCGGAATCTGCTCATTACGCTCAGAGGTATTGTATACAAAAGAGGCAACAATGGTTGCTGCTCTTTTTAAATCTTCCTCAGCTAAACGGTCAAATGTATCCTGATTGCTATGGTGTGTGCGGGTATTATAATCCATCGGGTCCTGAATGAACTGGAAACCCGGAATACCTACCGCATCAAAT
This region of Pedobacter steynii genomic DNA includes:
- a CDS encoding fumarate reductase/succinate dehydrogenase flavoprotein subunit; its protein translation is MAELNANIPEGELTEKWTKLRSSMPLVNPANKRSIEIIVVGSGLAGASAAATLAEMGYKVKCFCFQDSPRRAHSIAAQGGINAAKNYQNDGDSTYRLFYDTIKGGDYRAREANVHRLAEVSANIIDQCVAQGVPLAREYGGLLDNRSFGGTQVQRTFYAAGQTGQQLLLGAYSALERQVGMGKVEMFTRHEMLEVVVVDGKARGIIARNLLTGELERHSGHAVLLCSGGYGNVFYLSTNAMGSNVTAAWKAHKKGAFFGNPCYTQIHPTCIPVSGDHQSKLTLMSESLRNDGRIWVPKKKDDPRKASEIPEDERDYYLERRYPAFGNLVPRDVASRAAKERCDAGYGVGKSKLAVYLDFKANTERYGRIEANVQNIHNPDKETCMRLGREVIKEKYGNLFDMYAQITGEDPYELPMRIYPAVHYTMGGLWVDYNLMTTVPGLYALGEANFSDHGANRLGASALMQGLADGYFVIPYTIGAYLSKELATKPIPQDHPAFVEAEASARGIIDKFFAIKGTKTVDHFHKKLGKIMWEKCGMARNAKGLTEAIAEIQQLRKDFWSDVRVPGEANEFNPELEKAGRVADFIELGELMCIDALNRNESCGGHFREEYQTEEGEAMRDDENYAYVAAWEFKEGVKFELHKEELKFENIKVAQRSYK
- a CDS encoding succinate dehydrogenase/fumarate reductase iron-sulfur subunit, which produces MSTGNMNLTLKIWRQKNTKAKGGLVDYKLSDISPDMSFLEMFDVLNEELISKGDEPVVFDHDCREGICGACSMFINGRPHGPKEGITTCQLHMRSFKDGDTIVVEPWRAKAFPVVKDLTVDRSAFDRVIAAGGFISVNTGNAQDANNLPIPKVQADSAFEAAACIGCGACVATCKNASAMLFVSAKISQLAQLPQGQPERYRRVQSMVAQMDAEGFGNCTNTGACEAECPKGISLENIARMNRDYLSAKFVSEEDI
- a CDS encoding M56 family metallopeptidase, with protein sequence MSWAHYILQANIYLVLFYGFYKLFLAKETYFVLNRIYLISAGLCSLSIPFLRFEWFSKQTVVQPIYTGVDHLNDLMTQVSVISDTPEKLNFGNLIVIAYLIGLAVFAVLFLYKLFKVHRLLQQEHTGNAFSFFRKKRIDESLPEVPTIDRHEEIHIRQLHTLDILFFELLGIFTWFNPIIYLYKHTIKNIHEYLADEEAAKFQGDKEQYALLLLSRAFGIAPNSLTNTFFNKSLIKKRIFMLHKQRSKKTAILKYGLFLPLFAITLVLSSATIRSNENIIAVTEEIPLNTPLNVVKEVMSAPIEIAVSNMKTSEVSPQNVTDPAWQNFYTHLKRHIRYPTEAYDNDLQGNSQIKFSLKDGQIGAISVVNKLGGGIEPEIMRVILSYNDFKTSQNGNYSLPVSFVISGANSPKKNPKLSLVKGYKALNTVTLMGYKEAPANTTSLSLDEVRIDPNDHKVYNFVSIEKAPEFPGGMQMFYAYLKKTVKYPAEAISSKVEGKVFLSFIVEKDGKLEDIKVERTLGSGTDEEAVRVLAESPKWNPGIVKGKAVRVKYNIPISFSLHHSKAPAGNKVGKVIGLSTTQDAGLKIKLSALAGDKAPLILLDGKKYEQDINAINPDDIASIEVLKSPSATTLYGSAGADGAIRINTKTALKAKQNEDKKD
- a CDS encoding BlaI/MecI/CopY family transcriptional regulator, with protein sequence MDIKDLTKAEEQLMQILWQIEKGFVKDVMDFLPEPKPAYNTVSTIIRILEVKGFIGHEAFGKSHQYFPLISREDYKRHATEKLLGNYFENSVESMFSFFVKEEKLDLSDVDEILKMINKIKNRPR